From Chaetodon trifascialis isolate fChaTrf1 chromosome 1, fChaTrf1.hap1, whole genome shotgun sequence, one genomic window encodes:
- the LOC139335539 gene encoding retinal cone rhodopsin-sensitive cGMP 3',5'-cyclic phosphodiesterase subunit gamma-like, with the protein MNAAAAAPGGSKAAPPKFKQKETRQFKSKAPKAGQKGFDDVPGMDGLGDAAVICPWEAFGDMELSDLAQFGIV; encoded by the exons atgaacgcagcagcagcagcacctggagGCTCCAAGGCCGCTCCTCCCAAGTTCAAGCAGAAGGAGACCAGGCAGTTCAAAAGCAAGGCTCCCAAAGCTGGACAGAAGGG ATTCGATGATGTTCCAGGGATGGACGGCCTTGGAG ACGCAGCCGTCATCTGCCCCTGGGAGGCGTTTGGCGACATGGAGCTGAGCGACCTGGCTCAGTTTGGCATCGTCTAG
- the LOC139330919 gene encoding retinal cone rhodopsin-sensitive cGMP 3',5'-cyclic phosphodiesterase subunit gamma-like, with the protein MNAAAAEGAKAAPPKFKQKEARQFKSKAPKAGQKGFDNDVPGMEGLGDSAVVCPWEAFGDMELSDLLDQSWAFY; encoded by the exons atgaatgcagcagcGGCTGAAGGTGCCAAGGCCGCTCCTCCCAAGTTCAAACAGAAGGAGGCGCGACAGTTCAAGAGCAAAGCTCCCAAAGCTGGACAGAAGGG GTTTGACAATGACGTGCCCGGCATGGAGGGTCTTGGAG ACTCTGCGGTGGTCTGTCCCTGGGAGGCGTTTGGAGACATGGAGCTCAGTGACCTGCTTGACCAGAGCTGGGcattttactga